The following proteins come from a genomic window of Osmerus eperlanus unplaced genomic scaffold, fOsmEpe2.1 SCAFFOLD_139, whole genome shotgun sequence:
- the ift27 gene encoding intraflagellar transport protein 27 homolog isoform X1, which translates to MVKLRARCILVGDAAVGKTALSQMLRSDGAHFQKNYSMTAGVELVVKSVNIPETSDSVELYIFDSAGRETFVEACEKMWGQPSVLCLVYDVSSEVSFSSCSRWMERVRAHCQGLQVPGVLVGNKSDLSSRREVEASVAQGWAQSQGLEYHETSAKEMENCEAPFLSLAMAFHALYQDRLQTIQSLT; encoded by the exons ATGGTGAAGTTGAGAGCGAGATGTATTCTCGTGG GAGACGCCGCAGTGGGGAAAACCGCCTTGTCACAGATGTTGCGTAGCGACGGAGCTCACTTCCAGAAAAACTACAGCATG ACTGCAGGAGTGGAGCTGGTGGTGAAGTCAGTGAACATCCCAGAGACCAGTGACAGTGTG gaATTATACATCTTCGACTCTGCTGGGAGAGAAACATTTGTTGAAGCTTGTGAGAAAATG TGGGGCCAGCCGTCAGTGCTGTGCCTGGTCTACGATGTGAGCAGTGAGGTGTCCTTCAGCAGTTGCAGCCGCTggatggagagggtgagggcCCACTGCCAGGGCCTGCAGGTCCCAG gGGTGCTGGTTGGGAACAAGTCGGACCTGTCGtcaaggagagaggtggaggcctcCGTGGCCCAGGGGTGGGCCCAAAGCCAGGGGCTGGAGTACCACGAGACGTCCGCG aaggagatggagaactGTGAGGCTCCGTTCCTCAGCCTGGCCATGGCCTTCCATGCTCTCTACCAGGACAGACTTCAGACCATCCAGAGCCTCACCTAG
- the ift27 gene encoding intraflagellar transport protein 27 homolog isoform X3 has product MLRSDGAHFQKNYSMTAGVELVVKSVNIPETSDSVELYIFDSAGRETFVEACEKMWGQPSVLCLVYDVSSEVSFSSCSRWMERVRAHCQGLQVPGVLVGNKSDLSSRREVEASVAQGWAQSQGLEYHETSAKEMENCEAPFLSLAMAFHALYQDRLQTIQSLT; this is encoded by the exons ATGTTGCGTAGCGACGGAGCTCACTTCCAGAAAAACTACAGCATG ACTGCAGGAGTGGAGCTGGTGGTGAAGTCAGTGAACATCCCAGAGACCAGTGACAGTGTG gaATTATACATCTTCGACTCTGCTGGGAGAGAAACATTTGTTGAAGCTTGTGAGAAAATG TGGGGCCAGCCGTCAGTGCTGTGCCTGGTCTACGATGTGAGCAGTGAGGTGTCCTTCAGCAGTTGCAGCCGCTggatggagagggtgagggcCCACTGCCAGGGCCTGCAGGTCCCAG gGGTGCTGGTTGGGAACAAGTCGGACCTGTCGtcaaggagagaggtggaggcctcCGTGGCCCAGGGGTGGGCCCAAAGCCAGGGGCTGGAGTACCACGAGACGTCCGCG aaggagatggagaactGTGAGGCTCCGTTCCTCAGCCTGGCCATGGCCTTCCATGCTCTCTACCAGGACAGACTTCAGACCATCCAGAGCCTCACCTAG
- the ift27 gene encoding intraflagellar transport protein 27 homolog isoform X2, with amino-acid sequence MLFGVSWLSWLCSMVVMVTAGVELVVKSVNIPETSDSVELYIFDSAGRETFVEACEKMWGQPSVLCLVYDVSSEVSFSSCSRWMERVRAHCQGLQVPGVLVGNKSDLSSRREVEASVAQGWAQSQGLEYHETSAKEMENCEAPFLSLAMAFHALYQDRLQTIQSLT; translated from the exons ATGTTGTTTGGTGTTTCATGGTTGTCGTGGTTGTGTTCCATGGTTGTTATGGTT ACTGCAGGAGTGGAGCTGGTGGTGAAGTCAGTGAACATCCCAGAGACCAGTGACAGTGTG gaATTATACATCTTCGACTCTGCTGGGAGAGAAACATTTGTTGAAGCTTGTGAGAAAATG TGGGGCCAGCCGTCAGTGCTGTGCCTGGTCTACGATGTGAGCAGTGAGGTGTCCTTCAGCAGTTGCAGCCGCTggatggagagggtgagggcCCACTGCCAGGGCCTGCAGGTCCCAG gGGTGCTGGTTGGGAACAAGTCGGACCTGTCGtcaaggagagaggtggaggcctcCGTGGCCCAGGGGTGGGCCCAAAGCCAGGGGCTGGAGTACCACGAGACGTCCGCG aaggagatggagaactGTGAGGCTCCGTTCCTCAGCCTGGCCATGGCCTTCCATGCTCTCTACCAGGACAGACTTCAGACCATCCAGAGCCTCACCTAG